In a single window of the Streptomyces cinnabarinus genome:
- a CDS encoding SDR family oxidoreductase translates to MSQPLKDKIALVAGASRGAGRGIAVELGAAGATVYVTGRTTRERRSEYDRPETIEDTADLVTEAGGHGVAVPTDHLEPPQVKDLVDRIAAEQGRLDVLVNDVWGGEKLFGWDTPVWEHDLDKGLRLLRLAVETHAITSHHALPLLLRNPGGLVVEMTDGTADYNREHYRNSFFYDLAKASVLRMAFSLGHELGPRGATALALTPGWLRSEMMLDAFGVREDNWRDALATVPHFAISETPRYVGRAVAALAADPDVARFNGASLSSGGLAQEYGFTDLDGSRPDAWRYLVEVQDAGKPADTAGYR, encoded by the coding sequence ATGTCACAGCCACTGAAGGACAAGATCGCCCTCGTCGCCGGAGCGAGCCGGGGAGCGGGACGCGGGATCGCCGTGGAGCTCGGAGCGGCCGGGGCCACCGTCTACGTCACCGGACGCACCACCCGCGAGCGGCGCTCCGAGTACGACCGCCCGGAGACCATCGAGGACACCGCGGACCTGGTCACCGAGGCGGGCGGCCACGGTGTCGCCGTACCCACCGACCACCTCGAACCGCCGCAGGTCAAGGACCTGGTGGACCGGATCGCGGCGGAACAGGGCCGCCTGGACGTCCTCGTCAACGACGTCTGGGGCGGTGAGAAGCTCTTCGGCTGGGACACCCCGGTGTGGGAGCACGACCTCGACAAGGGGCTGCGGCTGCTCCGGCTCGCCGTCGAGACGCACGCGATCACCAGCCACCACGCCCTGCCGCTGCTGCTGCGCAACCCCGGCGGCCTGGTCGTGGAGATGACCGACGGCACCGCCGACTACAACCGCGAGCACTACCGCAACTCCTTCTTCTACGACCTCGCCAAGGCGTCCGTGCTGCGCATGGCCTTCTCCCTCGGCCATGAGCTCGGACCGCGCGGCGCCACCGCCCTCGCGCTCACCCCGGGCTGGCTGCGCTCGGAGATGATGCTCGACGCGTTCGGGGTGCGCGAGGACAACTGGCGCGACGCCCTCGCCACCGTCCCGCACTTCGCGATCTCGGAGACCCCGCGCTACGTCGGCCGCGCCGTCGCCGCCCTCGCCGCCGACCCCGACGTCGCCCGCTTCAACGGCGCCTCCCTCTCCAGCGGCGGCCTGGCCCAGGAGTACGGCTTCACCGACCTGGACGGCAGCCGCCCCGACGCCTGGCGCTACCTGGTCGAGGTCCAGGACGCGGGCAAACCTGCGGATACAGCCGGTTACCGCTGA